A region from the Salidesulfovibrio onnuriiensis genome encodes:
- a CDS encoding CgeB family protein — protein MDQNIVPNQPKFRGKMPRVLLLTSQYFIMGELVAAMERLGVPHRLLDLAAKEMDLQQFVELMTTTLAEFKPDVVLTVNHLGVDREGVLMSILNQLKVPLASWFVDNPHLILDAYNNLDAGRTILFTWDADTVESLADRGFEAVHHLPLGTDPHRFRPEGRPVDDALRARVSFVGNSMKKKTELRFVAARPSFLMVEKGFDIAEGFVEAEDHTVREYMRREWPQVLSDMDRLPRERALAFETYLTWLATCLYRRECIMRIMPYEPLLVGDDGWTELFKRVKGWRYHRELAYYDELPDFYLASDINFNCTSKQMKGACNQRVFDVPCCGAFLLTDHRDQIEDLFEPGREVVFYKDMDEIPALMDKYLNDAEARQRVAAAARKRVLAEHTYDHRVCAMLELLNQTIG, from the coding sequence ATGGATCAGAACATCGTACCCAACCAGCCGAAGTTTCGCGGGAAAATGCCGCGCGTCCTGCTGCTGACCAGCCAATACTTCATCATGGGCGAGCTCGTGGCCGCCATGGAGCGCCTGGGCGTGCCGCACCGGCTGCTCGACCTGGCCGCCAAGGAGATGGACCTGCAGCAGTTCGTGGAGCTCATGACCACAACCCTGGCCGAGTTCAAGCCGGACGTGGTGCTTACGGTCAACCACCTGGGCGTGGACCGGGAGGGCGTGCTCATGTCCATCCTGAACCAGCTCAAGGTGCCGCTGGCCAGCTGGTTCGTGGACAATCCGCACCTGATCCTGGACGCCTACAACAACCTGGACGCCGGGCGTACAATTCTTTTTACCTGGGACGCGGACACCGTGGAAAGCCTGGCGGACCGGGGCTTCGAGGCCGTGCATCACCTGCCCCTAGGCACGGACCCGCACCGCTTCCGGCCCGAGGGACGCCCGGTGGACGACGCGCTTAGGGCGCGGGTCTCCTTTGTGGGCAATTCCATGAAGAAGAAGACCGAGCTGCGTTTCGTGGCCGCCCGGCCTTCCTTTCTTATGGTGGAAAAGGGCTTCGACATCGCCGAGGGATTCGTGGAGGCCGAGGACCACACCGTGCGTGAATACATGCGCCGGGAATGGCCGCAGGTGCTTTCGGACATGGACCGGCTGCCGCGCGAGCGCGCCCTGGCCTTTGAGACCTACCTGACCTGGCTGGCCACCTGTCTGTACCGCCGCGAGTGCATCATGCGCATCATGCCCTATGAACCGCTCCTGGTGGGCGACGACGGCTGGACCGAGCTGTTCAAGCGCGTCAAGGGTTGGCGCTACCACAGGGAGCTGGCCTATTACGACGAACTGCCCGATTTCTACCTGGCCAGCGACATCAATTTCAACTGCACCAGCAAGCAGATGAAGGGCGCGTGCAACCAGCGCGTCTTCGACGTGCCCTGCTGCGGCGCATTCCTGCTCACGGACCACCGCGACCAGATCGAGGACCTGTTCGAACCGGGCAGGGAGGTCGTCTTCTATAAAGATATGGATGAAATCCCGGCGCTCATGGATAAATACCTGAACGACGCCGAGGCCCGGCAACGGGTGGCGGCCGCCGCCCGCAAGCGGGTGCTGGCCGAGCACACCTACGACCATCGCGTGTGCGCCATGCTGGAACTCTTGAACCAGACCATCGGATAA
- a CDS encoding ATP-binding protein: protein MKLRIPATLERLEEARAFVQSHAETLGVSPAVVLKLDLVLEELVVNIGSYAYPDSGGDMEINCTRKALDDGREVFCLSMRDWGARFDPLEAAAPDTGAGLEERGIGGLGIYLIREMAAHCEYIRHGDMNEFTVCLALD from the coding sequence ATGAAGCTGCGCATCCCCGCCACCCTGGAGCGGCTCGAAGAGGCCCGCGCCTTTGTGCAGTCCCACGCCGAGACCCTGGGGGTCTCCCCGGCCGTGGTCCTGAAGCTCGACCTGGTGCTCGAGGAGCTGGTGGTCAATATCGGCTCCTACGCCTACCCCGATTCCGGGGGCGACATGGAGATCAACTGCACCCGCAAGGCCCTCGACGACGGGCGCGAGGTCTTCTGCCTGTCCATGCGCGACTGGGGCGCCCGTTTCGATCCCCTGGAAGCCGCCGCGCCCGACACCGGGGCCGGCCTGGAAGAACGCGGCATCGGCGGCCTGGGCATTTATCTCATCCGCGAAATGGCCGCCCACTGCGAATACATCCGCCACGGCGACATGAACGAATTCACGGTCTGCCTGGCCCTGGATTGA
- a CDS encoding ABC transporter ATP-binding protein, with the protein MLIRLDGVSFAYPGAAPLLERTDLGIEAGEYLLVRGPSGVGKSTLLRLLCRLEEPTGGTLHFDGTPYADLAPAELRRKAAYVQQTPTLEEGTVRRNLLLPFSFKSNAALQTPDDNALRNFLAEYLLDGVSLEDEAKSLSVGQAQRVCLLRTRLLSPRVLLMDEPTSALDPKSAAVVLESARQLRDEGVTIVMISHSEAVPDGVTGLLRIGNRTVERA; encoded by the coding sequence ATGCTCATCCGGTTGGACGGCGTTTCCTTTGCCTACCCGGGCGCCGCCCCCCTGCTGGAGCGGACGGACCTGGGCATCGAGGCCGGGGAATACCTGCTGGTGCGCGGCCCGTCCGGCGTGGGAAAATCCACGCTGCTGCGCCTGCTCTGCCGTCTGGAGGAACCCACCGGCGGGACCCTGCACTTTGACGGAACGCCCTATGCGGACCTTGCCCCGGCCGAGCTGCGGCGCAAGGCGGCCTACGTGCAGCAGACCCCGACCCTGGAGGAAGGCACCGTACGCCGCAACCTGCTCCTGCCCTTCTCCTTCAAGAGCAACGCTGCCCTGCAAACCCCGGACGACAACGCCCTGAGAAACTTTCTTGCGGAATACCTGCTGGACGGGGTGAGCCTGGAGGACGAGGCCAAATCCCTGTCCGTGGGCCAGGCGCAACGGGTCTGCCTGCTCCGCACCCGGCTGCTCTCCCCCCGGGTGCTGCTCATGGACGAACCCACCTCGGCCCTGGACCCAAAAAGCGCGGCCGTGGTCCTGGAATCGGCCCGGCAACTGCGGGACGAGGGCGTGACCATCGTAATGATCTCCCACTCGGAGGCTGTTCCGGACGGGGTAACCGGCCTGCTGAGAATCGGCAACAGAACCGTGGAGCGCGCATGA
- a CDS encoding glycosyltransferase family 9 protein, giving the protein MVFIPWTGLEHLERHEYELLINLSIRPEAAELAARLRAGDKIGPLLRDDGSQHIRGDWQLYRAGLVHNNRYNRFHWADLNALDVIPLSRMAGTTFEEPRTLADVNKVGLFLGASEAAKRPEPSFWAGLMRELLGRGLRPVLFGGPAEVELGREVERLFNGPALNLCGRLGLDEFGAVGQTLSLFITPDTGPMHLAAWTGLKCLNLSMGNVAPWETGPYPPGHYVLRADMDCARGCWACSRERLECHAPFEPKRVAALAARLAAGDGPDKLGKLRLPGLALYRTGSSLDGLYHLHALGAAEADEEWALERFWTAWFGERFGLWDAARIQAAWTDVRTVAPEAAREMLVHVPVMSRQFGHGLRTGSLLEESFWAESPVRLKPLTGFAHMYLQNNGYSRPAWAEVMSMLERLAALGA; this is encoded by the coding sequence GTGGTCTTCATCCCCTGGACCGGCCTGGAGCATCTGGAACGCCACGAGTACGAGCTGCTCATCAACCTGAGCATCCGGCCCGAGGCCGCCGAGCTGGCCGCCCGGCTCAGGGCCGGGGACAAGATCGGCCCCCTGCTGCGGGACGACGGTTCCCAGCACATCCGGGGCGACTGGCAGCTCTACCGGGCCGGGCTGGTGCACAACAATCGCTACAACCGTTTTCACTGGGCCGACCTCAACGCCCTGGACGTGATCCCCCTTTCCCGCATGGCGGGCACCACCTTCGAGGAGCCGCGCACCCTGGCGGACGTGAACAAGGTGGGGCTGTTCCTCGGGGCCAGCGAGGCGGCCAAGCGCCCGGAGCCCTCGTTCTGGGCCGGGCTCATGCGCGAACTGCTGGGCCGGGGCCTGCGCCCGGTGCTCTTCGGCGGGCCCGCCGAGGTGGAGCTGGGGCGCGAGGTGGAGCGGCTCTTCAACGGGCCGGCGCTCAACCTGTGCGGCCGGCTCGGGCTGGACGAGTTCGGGGCCGTGGGCCAGACCCTGTCCCTGTTCATCACCCCGGATACCGGCCCCATGCATCTGGCGGCCTGGACCGGGCTCAAGTGCCTGAACCTGTCCATGGGCAACGTGGCCCCTTGGGAAACCGGGCCGTATCCGCCGGGCCATTACGTGCTGCGGGCGGACATGGACTGTGCGCGGGGCTGCTGGGCGTGTTCCCGGGAAAGGCTGGAATGCCACGCCCCGTTCGAGCCCAAGCGGGTGGCGGCGCTGGCAGCGCGCCTGGCCGCGGGCGACGGCCCGGACAAGCTGGGCAAGCTGCGGCTGCCCGGCCTGGCCCTGTACCGGACCGGAAGCTCCTTGGACGGGCTGTACCATCTTCATGCGCTGGGGGCTGCGGAGGCGGATGAGGAATGGGCCCTGGAGCGGTTCTGGACCGCCTGGTTCGGCGAGCGTTTCGGGCTCTGGGATGCGGCCCGCATCCAGGCGGCCTGGACGGACGTGCGAACCGTGGCCCCGGAGGCCGCGCGGGAAATGCTCGTCCATGTGCCGGTCATGTCCCGCCAGTTCGGGCACGGCCTCAGGACCGGTTCCCTGCTGGAGGAATCCTTCTGGGCCGAGAGCCCTGTCCGGCTCAAGCCCCTGACCGGATTCGCCCACATGTATCTGCAGAACAACGGGTATTCGCGCCCGGCCTGGGCCGAGGTTATGTCCATGCTGGAGCGGCTGGCCGCTCTGGGAGCCTAG
- a CDS encoding calcium-binding protein yields the protein MDGDGDLDIVVTPASGDGYWIENELGREAESLFAHEVFSQVTPTAMGVGDVDGDHVDDIVVGHVSGAKVFFNKGEWAVKNLGIVLHSPRAISVEDLDGDGDNDILIRDSRELTLIQNDHASLGAQNLSWPGLGDHSFLSVVSIAGPAPSKGVLTLDAQRGMLGIVRFDGQDWQPFMPLESAQDAAELFEHVRPGDLDGVVLTDENDNEVRVGVGEGGELVLNPVEQPGDTETSASDPGEAHDAAPENTLEGGQEDYQDLWSSASLSEAPLGKGMGSPDLCLRFSPVSELDYSASDSGVRVDLSAGEAQEAPKYWWLSPEGESWKVGAAVTDVRGSDHADTLTGDDRANDLHGLGGSDELHGRGGDDFLQGNAGNDFLYGEDGDDTLHGGQDSDMLYGGAGRDALFGDKGDDYLFGGDGDDTLEGGNGTDYLFGDSGDDGLYGGNGSDVLYGGDGQDTYHYDSLSEAGDTVYSFTHGEDHFEFEFGSHVLYDVSQPYSGSLGLEGDGFVWEDTGGWFGHLYYDPDLSTAGDETLIAEVSLEGDDALTVDDLSVV from the coding sequence ATGGACGGCGACGGCGATCTCGATATTGTCGTGACCCCGGCCTCCGGCGACGGGTACTGGATTGAGAACGAACTCGGCAGGGAGGCGGAAAGCCTCTTCGCCCACGAGGTGTTCAGTCAGGTCACGCCCACGGCCATGGGCGTGGGCGACGTGGACGGCGACCATGTGGACGACATCGTGGTGGGCCATGTCTCCGGGGCCAAGGTCTTTTTCAACAAGGGCGAGTGGGCGGTCAAGAACCTGGGCATCGTCCTGCACAGCCCCCGGGCCATCTCCGTGGAAGACCTGGACGGCGACGGGGACAACGACATCCTCATCCGGGACAGCCGCGAACTCACTCTCATCCAGAACGATCACGCCTCCCTGGGGGCGCAGAACCTTTCCTGGCCCGGCCTGGGCGACCATTCCTTTCTCAGCGTGGTGAGCATTGCGGGCCCCGCCCCGAGCAAGGGGGTGCTGACCCTGGATGCGCAGCGTGGCATGCTCGGCATTGTCCGCTTCGACGGGCAGGACTGGCAGCCCTTCATGCCCCTGGAATCCGCGCAGGATGCCGCGGAACTGTTCGAGCACGTGCGGCCCGGGGACCTGGACGGGGTCGTGCTCACGGACGAGAACGACAACGAGGTCCGGGTGGGGGTCGGCGAGGGCGGCGAGCTGGTGCTCAATCCCGTGGAACAGCCCGGCGATACGGAGACAAGCGCCTCGGATCCGGGCGAAGCGCACGATGCCGCGCCGGAAAACACCCTTGAGGGCGGGCAGGAGGATTATCAGGATCTGTGGTCCTCGGCTTCCCTGTCCGAGGCTCCCCTGGGAAAGGGAATGGGCAGCCCCGATCTTTGCCTCCGTTTTTCCCCGGTTTCCGAACTGGACTATTCCGCGAGCGACAGCGGCGTCCGGGTGGATCTTTCCGCGGGGGAAGCACAGGAAGCGCCGAAATACTGGTGGCTGAGCCCGGAGGGGGAATCCTGGAAGGTGGGGGCCGCCGTCACCGATGTGCGCGGCTCAGACCACGCCGACACCCTGACCGGCGATGACCGGGCCAACGATCTGCACGGTCTCGGCGGCAGCGACGAACTGCATGGCCGTGGCGGCGACGATTTCCTCCAGGGCAATGCGGGGAACGATTTTCTTTACGGCGAGGATGGGGATGACACCCTGCACGGCGGCCAGGACAGCGACATGCTTTACGGCGGCGCGGGGCGTGACGCCCTTTTCGGCGACAAGGGGGACGACTACCTGTTCGGGGGCGACGGCGACGACACCCTGGAGGGCGGCAACGGCACGGACTATCTTTTCGGGGATAGCGGTGACGACGGCCTGTACGGCGGTAACGGTTCGGACGTCCTTTACGGCGGCGACGGCCAGGACACCTACCATTACGACAGCCTTTCCGAGGCCGGGGATACGGTCTACAGCTTCACCCACGGGGAGGACCACTTCGAGTTCGAGTTCGGCTCCCATGTCCTGTACGACGTTTCCCAGCCCTATTCCGGATCGCTGGGCCTGGAGGGCGACGGCTTTGTCTGGGAGGATACGGGCGGCTGGTTCGGCCATCTCTATTACGACCCGGACCTGAGTACGGCCGGGGACGAGACCCTCATTGCCGAGGTCTCCCTGGAGGGCGACGACGCCCTGACCGTGGACGATCTTTCCGTGGTTTAA
- a CDS encoding ABC transporter permease, whose amino-acid sequence MNGVMDIGPLQLALCLGFVLVAGGASLAHNLGLGRDLAVGTARTFAQLFLMGYVLKFVFRLDMAAPVLGVFLLMVGAAAHIIRGRVRERSVPFLLPTFLSMLLSYSVVSLLVTGVIVGAKPWWTPQYFIPLAGMIVGNSMTAISVSLERLFSELKAKRAEVEMRLALGATPEEASRGIVADAVRAGMIPSINSLMGVGIVFLPGMMTGQILAGADPLVSIRYQIMVMLMLVASTAIGSVLVVGLVRKRCFGGAQQALVR is encoded by the coding sequence ATGAACGGCGTCATGGACATCGGCCCCCTGCAACTGGCCCTGTGCCTCGGTTTCGTGCTCGTGGCCGGGGGCGCTTCCCTGGCCCATAACCTGGGACTGGGCAGGGACCTGGCCGTGGGCACGGCGCGCACCTTCGCCCAGCTCTTTCTCATGGGCTACGTGCTCAAGTTCGTGTTCCGCCTGGACATGGCAGCGCCCGTGCTGGGCGTGTTCCTGCTCATGGTGGGGGCCGCCGCCCACATCATCCGGGGGCGGGTCAGGGAACGCAGCGTGCCCTTTCTCCTGCCCACCTTCCTGTCCATGCTCCTCAGCTATTCCGTGGTCTCCCTTCTGGTGACCGGGGTCATCGTGGGGGCAAAACCGTGGTGGACCCCGCAGTACTTCATTCCCCTGGCGGGCATGATCGTGGGCAATTCCATGACCGCCATCTCGGTCTCCCTGGAACGCCTCTTTTCCGAGCTCAAGGCCAAACGGGCCGAGGTGGAGATGCGCCTGGCGCTCGGGGCCACCCCCGAGGAGGCCAGCCGGGGGATCGTTGCCGACGCGGTGCGCGCGGGCATGATCCCGTCCATCAACTCGCTCATGGGCGTGGGCATCGTGTTCCTGCCCGGCATGATGACCGGCCAGATCCTGGCCGGTGCCGACCCGCTGGTGTCCATCCGCTACCAGATCATGGTCATGCTCATGCTGGTGGCCTCCACGGCCATCGGGTCCGTGCTGGTGGTGGGACTGGTCCGGAAGCGGTGCTTCGGCGGGGCGCAGCAGGCGCTGGTGCGCTGA
- a CDS encoding ABC transporter substrate-binding protein, with protein MKRICLPIALLVAACLLAVPAPARAAHKARVVLQWYAQAQFAGFYMAQEKGYYAQRGLEVKIIPGGPDVDVAQWLAKGKADYGTMFLTTAIERRGAGMPVVNVGQFVQKSALMLVARKNSGIESIVDLEGMRIGMWGRQFQLQPRALFKRLGINVDIIQQSPSFDLFLRGGLDAVSAMWYNEYHTLKSYGLDDDEMVTFFFSELDLNFPEDGLYCLESTLLKNPEATRALVEATALGWKYAFEHPDETLELIIGRMKQQKVRANRAHQRWMLARMKDIILPAGKDTPDTTLRRGDYERTKAALLSNGFIWRAPSYQDFYKGP; from the coding sequence TTGAAACGAATATGCTTGCCCATAGCCCTGCTCGTCGCAGCCTGCCTGCTGGCCGTCCCGGCCCCGGCGCGGGCCGCGCACAAGGCACGGGTGGTTCTGCAGTGGTACGCCCAGGCCCAGTTCGCGGGCTTCTACATGGCACAGGAAAAGGGCTATTACGCCCAGCGCGGCCTGGAGGTGAAGATCATCCCCGGCGGCCCGGATGTGGACGTGGCCCAATGGCTGGCCAAGGGCAAGGCCGACTACGGCACCATGTTCCTGACCACGGCCATCGAGCGGCGCGGCGCGGGCATGCCCGTGGTCAACGTGGGCCAGTTCGTGCAGAAATCCGCGCTCATGCTCGTGGCGCGCAAGAACTCGGGCATCGAATCCATCGTCGACCTGGAGGGCATGCGTATCGGCATGTGGGGAAGGCAGTTCCAGCTCCAGCCCCGGGCCCTGTTCAAGCGCCTGGGCATCAACGTGGACATCATCCAGCAGTCCCCCTCCTTCGACCTGTTCCTGCGCGGCGGGCTCGATGCGGTCTCTGCCATGTGGTACAACGAATACCATACGCTCAAGTCCTACGGCCTGGACGACGACGAAATGGTCACCTTCTTCTTCAGCGAGTTGGATCTCAATTTCCCGGAAGACGGGCTCTACTGCCTGGAATCCACCCTGCTCAAGAACCCCGAGGCCACCCGCGCCCTGGTGGAGGCCACGGCCCTGGGCTGGAAATACGCCTTCGAGCACCCGGACGAGACCCTGGAACTGATCATCGGGCGCATGAAGCAGCAGAAGGTGCGCGCCAACCGGGCCCACCAGCGCTGGATGCTGGCCCGCATGAAGGACATCATCCTTCCGGCCGGCAAGGACACGCCCGACACAACCCTGCGACGGGGCGACTATGAACGCACCAAGGCCGCGCTGCTGTCCAACGGGTTCATCTGGCGAGCGCCCTCCTACCAAGACTTCTACAAGGGGCCGTAA
- a CDS encoding STAS domain-containing protein, protein MDITTEKKDKGTLLKISGRMDAITAPEYEKAFLELVDQGELLVVSDMSGLEYISSAGLRSILTAAKRIRAKQGDVRFCGLTGMVEEVFQISGFMGMFKMFSSEDEAFSA, encoded by the coding sequence ATGGACATCACGACGGAAAAGAAAGACAAAGGCACCCTGCTCAAAATCTCCGGGCGCATGGACGCCATCACGGCCCCGGAATATGAAAAGGCATTCCTGGAACTGGTGGATCAGGGCGAGCTGCTCGTGGTCAGCGACATGAGCGGCCTCGAATACATCAGCTCGGCCGGGCTGCGCAGCATCCTCACCGCGGCCAAGCGCATCCGCGCCAAGCAGGGCGACGTCCGCTTCTGCGGCCTGACCGGCATGGTGGAGGAGGTCTTCCAGATCTCCGGGTTCATGGGCATGTTCAAGATGTTCTCCTCCGAGGACGAGGCCTTCTCGGCCTGA
- a CDS encoding substrate-binding periplasmic protein, with amino-acid sequence MKLLAIALLVLVPVWSGVSRADGPDLPLAITEFPPFEYAEGKEITGTDTEIVRQVLQRMGYRPVIKSMPWSRALEEARNGIVAGLFSLTKNPERERDYYFSAPLSTVRDVFFKRRDRDIAWRTMDDLKTYRIGVSHGYQYAPEFMKAVKQGKIKVNVLSGDSLELRHLGMLKSGRVDLCICEVSACTHIIRTNRPEFDMLDFIDKNIGQERYYYLAFSRKWPGARALVKRFDAELARFAAEGGRKRIFEKYGVASSLE; translated from the coding sequence ATGAAACTGCTGGCAATTGCGCTCCTGGTTTTGGTTCCGGTCTGGTCTGGTGTTTCCCGGGCCGACGGACCGGACCTTCCCCTGGCCATCACGGAATTTCCCCCCTTCGAATACGCCGAGGGAAAGGAAATCACCGGCACCGACACGGAAATCGTCCGCCAGGTGCTGCAACGGATGGGGTACCGCCCGGTCATCAAATCCATGCCCTGGAGCCGCGCCCTGGAAGAGGCCCGGAACGGAATCGTGGCCGGGCTCTTCAGCCTGACCAAGAATCCAGAACGGGAACGCGACTACTATTTTTCGGCCCCCCTGAGCACGGTCCGGGATGTGTTTTTCAAGCGCAGGGACCGGGACATCGCCTGGCGGACCATGGACGACCTGAAGACCTACCGCATCGGCGTGAGCCACGGCTACCAGTATGCGCCGGAATTCATGAAGGCGGTGAAGCAAGGCAAGATCAAGGTCAACGTCCTGTCCGGGGATTCCCTGGAGCTGCGGCACCTGGGCATGCTCAAGTCCGGACGCGTGGACCTGTGCATCTGCGAAGTCTCGGCCTGCACCCACATCATCCGGACCAACAGGCCGGAATTCGACATGCTCGACTTCATCGACAAGAACATCGGCCAGGAGCGATACTACTATCTCGCCTTTTCCAGGAAATGGCCCGGGGCCCGGGCCCTGGTGAAACGGTTCGATGCGGAACTGGCCCGCTTTGCGGCGGAAGGCGGGCGAAAAAGGATCTTCGAGAAGTACGGCGTGGCCAGCAGCCTGGAATGA
- a CDS encoding SpoIIE family protein phosphatase, whose translation MKFKGLSLKIAALTLICTTLILAFIVGYNYMVSRRIIVELAERDGGHLAEATVNRINDVLNSVQKVAQSISYSLEEGELSDELINDLGHRVLSNNPEIFGTAVAFEPYGFDRTRLYYSPYHYRSGNRIARTNLGSASYRYFYMDWYQLAKELEKPIWTEPYFDEGGGHALMTTYSVPFYRTRDGKKHFAGVVTADVDLGWLQKTLADIKVLDTGFVFLLSRYGSFISHPNKDLVMNETIFTLAEEMNMPWMRDVGRKMRKGLSGFVELERLSRGDKAFLYYLPLPEQNWSLGVVFPKNELFADVTELTRTMIIIAGAGFLLLAALLVYLSRSITSPLRQLTGAAHEIASGNLDLILPNIKTKDEVGDLAASFKVMKYSLKEYIENLTTTTAVKERIESELRIAHDIQMGLLPKLFPAFPERSEFDIYATIEPAREVGGDLYDFFFVDERYFCFLVGDVSGKGVPAAFFMAVTKTLLKVVAERGLDPGDILTKVNADLAEENESCMFVTLFLAIIDIETGELRYANAGHNPPVYLAKGGEPEWLPSLHEPIAGVMEGMEYSTKSMTLAKDDILFIYTDGVTEAMNAAQELYSEDRLMELLVKCNGQSATDLVLSVNESLKAFTGGAEQSDDITMLAMQFCGKCDPKD comes from the coding sequence GTGAAGTTCAAAGGACTTTCCCTCAAGATAGCGGCGCTGACCCTGATCTGCACCACCCTGATCCTGGCCTTCATCGTGGGCTACAACTACATGGTCTCCCGCCGGATCATCGTGGAGCTGGCAGAACGGGACGGGGGGCACCTGGCCGAAGCCACGGTGAACCGCATCAACGACGTGCTCAATTCCGTGCAGAAGGTGGCCCAGAGCATCTCCTACTCCCTGGAGGAAGGCGAACTCTCGGACGAGCTCATCAACGACCTCGGCCACCGGGTGCTCTCCAACAACCCGGAGATCTTCGGCACGGCCGTGGCCTTCGAGCCCTACGGCTTCGACCGCACCCGGCTCTACTATTCGCCCTACCACTACCGGTCCGGGAACCGCATCGCCCGCACCAACCTGGGCAGCGCCTCCTACCGCTATTTCTACATGGACTGGTATCAGCTGGCCAAGGAGCTGGAAAAGCCCATCTGGACCGAGCCCTACTTTGACGAGGGCGGCGGCCACGCGCTCATGACCACCTATTCCGTGCCCTTCTACCGCACCAGGGACGGCAAGAAGCACTTTGCGGGCGTGGTCACCGCGGACGTGGACCTGGGCTGGCTCCAGAAGACCCTGGCCGACATCAAGGTGCTGGACACGGGCTTCGTGTTCCTGCTCTCGCGCTACGGCTCGTTCATCAGCCATCCCAACAAGGACCTGGTCATGAACGAGACCATCTTCACCCTGGCCGAGGAAATGAACATGCCCTGGATGCGCGACGTGGGCCGCAAGATGCGCAAGGGGCTTTCCGGCTTCGTGGAGCTGGAGCGGCTCTCCCGAGGCGACAAGGCCTTCCTCTACTACCTGCCCCTGCCCGAGCAGAACTGGTCCTTGGGCGTGGTCTTTCCCAAAAACGAGCTCTTCGCGGACGTGACCGAACTGACCCGGACCATGATCATCATCGCCGGGGCGGGCTTCCTACTCCTGGCCGCGCTGCTCGTCTACCTCTCCCGCTCCATCACCAGCCCCCTGCGCCAACTCACGGGCGCGGCGCACGAGATCGCCTCGGGCAACCTGGACCTGATCCTGCCGAACATAAAGACCAAGGACGAGGTGGGCGACCTGGCCGCCTCCTTCAAGGTCATGAAATACTCGCTCAAGGAATACATCGAGAACCTGACCACCACCACGGCGGTCAAGGAACGCATCGAATCCGAGCTGCGCATCGCCCACGACATCCAGATGGGCCTGCTGCCCAAGCTGTTCCCGGCCTTCCCGGAACGCAGCGAATTCGACATCTACGCCACCATCGAGCCCGCCCGCGAGGTGGGCGGCGACCTCTACGACTTCTTCTTCGTGGACGAACGGTACTTCTGCTTCCTGGTGGGCGATGTCTCGGGCAAGGGCGTGCCCGCGGCCTTCTTCATGGCCGTGACCAAGACCCTGCTCAAGGTGGTGGCCGAGCGCGGCCTGGACCCGGGCGACATACTCACCAAGGTCAACGCCGACCTGGCCGAGGAAAACGAATCCTGCATGTTCGTGACCCTGTTCCTGGCCATCATCGACATCGAGACCGGCGAGCTGCGCTACGCCAATGCCGGGCACAATCCGCCCGTGTACCTGGCCAAAGGCGGCGAGCCCGAATGGCTGCCCTCCCTGCACGAACCCATTGCGGGCGTCATGGAAGGCATGGAATACTCCACCAAGAGCATGACCCTGGCCAAGGACGACATCCTGTTCATCTACACGGACGGGGTGACCGAGGCCATGAACGCGGCCCAGGAGCTCTACTCCGAGGATCGGCTCATGGAACTGCTGGTCAAATGCAACGGGCAGTCGGCCACGGACCTGGTCCTGTCCGTCAACGAATCACTCAAGGCCTTCACCGGTGGCGCCGAGCAGTCGGACGACATCACCATGCTGGCCATGCAATTTTGCGGAAAATGCGACCCCAAGGATTAG